TATTGGTTTTTATCTCTTTTAAGTTTTTTTCAACTTCTTTTGACTGATTCCCAGCAATCTCAGCCAATTTTCTTATCTCATCAGCAACAACTGCAAAACCTCTACCTGCATCTCCAGCATGAGCTGCTTCTATAGCTGCATTCATTGATAAGAGATTAGTTTTATTCGCTATGCTTATAATAAGGTTATTTGCTTCAAGAAGTTTTTCTGATTGTTTTGCTATTAAATTTATAATACTTTGCAACTCAATTACACTCTTTTTACCTGTTTCAGAAGACAATACAAGATTATCAACTGATTCTTTAGCTTTATTTGAAGAAGTTGTAACTGATGCAATATTTGCAATCATCTGTTCAACAGCAGATGATGATTCTGTTATGCTTGCAGATAGATCTTCAACAAGTTTTGAAAGATTTTCAATACTCCTTGTCATCTGCTCAACTGAAGCTGTTGTCTGAGTTACTGATGTTGCTTGGCTATCTATCTCTTCTGATGTATGTTTTATATTCGATGTAATTTGATTTATAGAAGCTGCTATTTGTGAAAGATTTACAGATAAAGTTTCAGAAGATTTTTTAAGTTCAGTAGACTCTTTTTTAAAACTTCTAATAACTTGATTTAGTTTTTCAATTGTGAGATTAAAGTTATAAATTATATTGCCAAGTTGATCCCCTGATTTTAGCATAATATATGATGAGAGGTCCCCTGATGAAAGTCTTTCTAAACCAACAAACAAAGCTTTAACTTTCCTAATTATTTGTTGATTAATAGTTATAATTAAGAAAACAAGAATTATTATAATTGATAATGCTGTTTCTATAATAGAGTTTCTTATTAATATAGTAGCTATTTCTTCGACTTCTTTCTTATTTATTGTCGCTGCAATAAAAAAATCAAACTTTTTTGATAAGTTATAAACACAAAATTTAGGTGTACCTTTATAAGTATAAGGAACTATTCTATTTGTCACATTATCTTCCAATTTATAAGTATTTGTTATCTTTATATAAAATTCCTCTTTTTTTACATCATTCCATAGCAACTCATTTTTTACATGAAAAAGTGTAGCTCCATCATATCCAAGAACAAAAAAATATCCAGATCTACCTATTTTATGTTTCCCAAAAATCTGTTTTCCTGCTTCAAAAAGATCAATTATATAGATAACATAAATCTTTTCTTCATTTTCTCTCTTTCTTTCAAAACTTCTTACAATTATTGGATTATTATTTAATTCAGATTTAAAATAGTTTCTTGGTGTTAAATTACCTTTTAAAATTTCATTAAAATAATCTCTATCTGAAATATTTATTCCTATTCTATCATTCAAATTACTCCACAACACTTTTCCAGTCGACTCTGCAATTATGTATTCTCTTATAAATTGGTATTTTGAAACTAATGTATAAATTCTTTCTCCAACAGCACCAGTATCTGGTCTTCTCCCATTTATGAAATCATTAAAATGCTGACCTGTTGAAATTAACGAAATAATAAAATCAAAAAACTCTATATTTTCATCAAAATTCTCAACAACATATTTAACTTTTTCATACATTTGCTCAAATCTTAATTTTTTTGTCTCTGATCTAACAAGATTCTCTATTGGTAAAATTAAAACTAAAGCAAAAATTAAAATAAAAAAGAAAAGCATAAAATTTATTTTTAAGCTGATAGACAAACCTTTTTTAAATTTATGAAATTTACTATTTTCCATATTTACCTCCATTTTATACAAACAATTAATATAATATAATATTTAATTATATCTCATATATTTTATAACTTATATCACCTATTCCTTTTTTATAACAATAATCTATAAGTTTATAGTAGTCAATATTTTTTCTAAATTCTATAAAAACATCTTTACCTGAAAATTCTTTTAATATATCAACTGATGCCTTATCAATAGCAACAGGGTCATATGAAAAAAGTATTCCTACATCAGAAGCAAGGGGATATTCTGAAAAATCCATACAATCACAATTTGGAGTTATATCTACTATAAAATTAATATAGAGAATTTTTTTATTTAATTCTTTTATATAATAGTATGTTACTTCCCCCATTTTTTCAAGAAATCTTTCAATAGATTCATTCCATAATATTCTTAAAGCTCCCTTTTTGCAAACTACTATACAATCAGCACACCCTATACAACTTTCATAATTAAAATTTGCAATTTTTTTTCCATCAACTACTTGAAAAGAAATTGCACCAGATGGGCAATATTTAATGCATAAACCACATCCTATACACTTTTCTTTATTTAAAGTTGGTTTCACATCTCCATGCATCTGTTGTTTTGTTGATCTGGGGGCAAAGCCCATACAAATATTCTT
The window above is part of the Spirochaetota bacterium genome. Proteins encoded here:
- a CDS encoding DUF362 domain-containing protein, translating into MSEVYFINLRKINKSVLNYIDNAFDKIKYNIIKDSIVACKVHFGELGNTSYIRPVFIRRIVENIKNKGGKVFLTDTNTLYRGARTNAVDFLNSAIYNGFGYDSTGVPIIIADGLRSNNRVEINTEDSKFFKKIWIAGDIYNSDEIVVVSHIKGHIAAGFGGAIKNICMGFAPRSTKQQMHGDVKPTLNKEKCIGCGLCIKYCPSGAISFQVVDGKKIANFNYESCIGCADCIVVCKKGALRILWNESIERFLEKMGEVTYYYIKELNKKILYINFIVDITPNCDCMDFSEYPLASDVGILFSYDPVAIDKASVDILKEFSGKDVFIEFRKNIDYYKLIDYCYKKGIGDISYKIYEI
- a CDS encoding methyl-accepting chemotaxis protein is translated as MENSKFHKFKKGLSISLKINFMLFFFILIFALVLILPIENLVRSETKKLRFEQMYEKVKYVVENFDENIEFFDFIISLISTGQHFNDFINGRRPDTGAVGERIYTLVSKYQFIREYIIAESTGKVLWSNLNDRIGINISDRDYFNEILKGNLTPRNYFKSELNNNPIIVRSFERKRENEEKIYVIYIIDLFEAGKQIFGKHKIGRSGYFFVLGYDGATLFHVKNELLWNDVKKEEFYIKITNTYKLEDNVTNRIVPYTYKGTPKFCVYNLSKKFDFFIAATINKKEVEEIATILIRNSIIETALSIIIILVFLIITINQQIIRKVKALFVGLERLSSGDLSSYIMLKSGDQLGNIIYNFNLTIEKLNQVIRSFKKESTELKKSSETLSVNLSQIAASINQITSNIKHTSEEIDSQATSVTQTTASVEQMTRSIENLSKLVEDLSASITESSSAVEQMIANIASVTTSSNKAKESVDNLVLSSETGKKSVIELQSIINLIAKQSEKLLEANNLIISIANKTNLLSMNAAIEAAHAGDAGRGFAVVADEIRKLAEIAGNQSKEVEKNLKEIKTNIDKMVLTSKNVNESFDKLSENVKFVDNVVAEVRQAMIEQNEGGKQVLEALKKMNEISSIVKTSSYEMSEGTKQINEAIMKLNTISAEVKTSITEIDHGISNINSSINNISKLGITIKELSERNEKEIDFFKLEKEGEEKINILVKEEELKALTYKKKENKDTSDEQEKITPLRDDKVKQRREKLQKIKEKIEKKSKNNMDLKDEENLKEPEEFISDLPDLDNSDDKKIRLKEESEDF